The genome window AATGTTGGGATAACAGATAAGCTCGATTGCTCAACTACAATTGACCTGATTGGTAGCGTTATCGATAATTTACTGTATTAATATGCAAGCACTGAATGATTCATTCGTATGAGCATTACACTatggtttatttttagataacctaaaaaatatCGCTTACCTCATTTTCTATCATCGCTGGGCCATTTGCTTTAAATCTGAGAGTTTCTTTTCCCGAGCCAtagttagatttttttccCCCTCGTGCGCCACTTGATTTTGGTCCGATGCTTCCGAAGCCGCTCTTCAAGGGTTCGACGAGACGAATTGTGAAGGTGGTACCTTTTGGTATTTCCTTTAATAATTTAGCGACCTCGTAATGTCTTTTGCCGATCATATTTTCTCCGTCCAACTTCTCGATGTGATCGCCGACCTGAAGATTTACAATGCGACTACAATAAGCAGTTAACGCTCGCAATAGTTTATTTCCTGTTCGTCTTAACAAGGTGAATGACCTGGCACTctacttaataaaaactttgtttttttacatataccTATGTGAAATAATATACTTGTTACAGAATAATTCGCTTTACCGCTATTAGTCAAAAACATTATGGTTCTATTTAAGAAGGCCAAACAAAACACAACTATGTAACCactatgtatttatgtttatgtggataataatattaattttaccttACCTCTATATGCGGTATTCTCGAAACAATGGAACCTTCTTTTATCCTTTTGATAAAGGCATAACCAGCACCGTTATCTGTTATTGTTAATCCAAGAGCATCTTCAGTTTTAACTATTTCGATTTCTTTTGGTCTTCCTTTTCTGTGTGCGAAAATGAAGTCTTCTAATCCTATTTGGCCACCAAGGAGCTTCCTCATGTCCACTTTGTGGGTATTGAGCGTGCAAAATAGGATCTGAAAccatacaaaacattatttttacacgTGTAAGCGATGAAACGAAGAACTAAAGACATTGATCGTTAACGCCATGACGCTTTACAAATGATTGTAATGACACACCCTCCTTTTTAGCACAAATTGACATAAATACGGTAAATTACGTTCCCACCTTCCATCAGGAACGCGTTCCCAATTACTAAGGTAAAATGAAACGATTGCAATCAATAAatacttcaataaaataaaaactataggAAAAAATAGTCCAGTCTTCGTATTCGTAGCGTGACTTGGGCTATTTAATTAAGCAAATATCAATTTGCCTACTAATCTATTATTCAAAGaaagtaaaaacatttctgttactattttttttttcttggaaAATAAACACCCGCTCGACCCTAAGGGACAGGATTGGAAAATACCGCGAGTGTTGGCGTAtgatttaacaaaacaaaatttaattttacatgtcGACATTGccatataagatttttaaatcttacaaaGTCGTATTTAAGTTGGATGACCGACTACCAAAGATCGTTTGTGTAACAAGTTTTTTTcgtttaacaataaaattagaaatggtTTTACTTTATAGTACAAAAGTTTATATTCCAAATGTGAACAGTCTTGCAAATACTTTCACTCTACAACGCCCAGTTACGTCGTGAGAAAGCACCCATCTGTGTATGTTGTcttctttgaaataattaacatttatttactaagtCTTTCATGGCAATGTCAACTTTAATACTTTGAATATGTTTCATAATCAAATgggaaagatatttttaaatattttttcacataaCCGTGAGAAAAGGAAGttccaaacaaataaaatatgaaagtgATTTTTTATACGGTACCAATGAGCATTGTAGAATTTAAACAGACGGGTGTGGAAGAAGCTATGACGTACAGGTGACAGTAAACTTTAGGTTTTTCATTTAACTATGACAGAGATTTTTAGGTTTACGAAAGTATAatctttaaatcttactaatattgtaaatacgaatgtttagatggatggatggatggagggatgtttttttgaaggtatctccggaacggctcaacggatcgtaatgaaatttaacacagatgtagaacatagtttggaagaacacataggctacttattaagttttttctttaaatctgcgcggacggagtctagggcgacagctagaaaccgtatttttacttaatcgtttattttataaactaatttgttaaaacgaatagtataaataaaatatcagcaataataaatataagatcGTAAGTTGGCCGAATCCGTATAAAAATTCGTTCGGATTGTTACAGTGAAAGCAATGCGCAATTCATTTTAGCCACGAACCGTTGTCGCAGACTGACCTTGATTTTTACTTACCTTGCCTTTATTACAATACATAACCTTTACtgtgaaataatataacaatcaGATGTTGCGCGtgtatttaatagtttttttaaaaattatttcaaaaacagtttttctttaattgtaaaatagttCTCTACGATTTTAAGGCAGATAAAAAGGTAAAGACCAGTAgctaagtacaaaaaaaataagctgTTTTCTACGAAGAAACGACAGCTGCTGTCAGTGccaataaatcttatatatatgcAGAAATTGGGACGAAGAAAACACATTGCTATTAAACTATGAAGATTTCAAGGTTGTAAGATCGATTCATACGAggtaattattgttaatttccTTAACCATGAAATAATTACGCCATGAacatttacagaaaaaatacggttacaaattagtaaaaaaaaataatttcataattttgtacttgcattgaaataattataattaacatatctTACGACTTATGacattaattagt of Papilio machaon chromosome 6, ilPapMach1.1, whole genome shotgun sequence contains these proteins:
- the LOC106714826 gene encoding PDZ domain-containing protein GIPC1, encoding MSLFKKKAPKYNPPPAPAPAEDIDNHQSNGLDNNNGSQKSQLVFHCQQAQGSPLGLISGFSNVKELYQKIAECYDFPPEDILFCTLNTHKVDMRKLLGGQIGLEDFIFAHRKGRPKEIEIVKTEDALGLTITDNGAGYAFIKRIKEGSIVSRIPHIEVGDHIEKLDGENMIGKRHYEVAKLLKEIPKGTTFTIRLVEPLKSGFGSIGPKSSGARGGKKSNYGSGKETLRFKANGPAMIENEHDERSQAGIDKINGLLESFMGINDTELATQMWDIAEGKTNSMQLAEAIDNSDLQEFGFTDEFIIELWGVITDARSGRLT